The nucleotide sequence CCGCAGGGCAAGGAGATGTTCATCGCCCGCCAGAAGATGGGCCGGCTCGGCACGGCCGAGGAGATCGCGGCCATGGCGGTCTATCTCGGCAGTGACGAAAGCGCGTTCACCACCGGCGTCGACCTCGTCGTCGACGGCGGCTACATGCTCTGACGTCAGGATCAAAGGCTGCCGGCATGAACAAGATCGATCTGAACGGCCGCGTCGCCATCGTCACCGGCGGCGCGCAGGGCTTTGGTCGCGCCATTGCCGAGCGTTTTGTCGCCTCAGGCGCAAAGGTCGCGATCTGGGATTTCGACTCGAGCCTCGCCGAGAAGACGGCCAAGGCCATCGGCGGCGACGTGCGCGACTTCAAGGTCGACGTCACCGACACCGCGGCCGTCGAGACCGCCCGCGACGCCACGCTTGCGGCGTTCGGCAAGATCGACATCCTCGTCAACAATGCCGGCATCGCCGGCGTCAACAAGAGCGTCTGGGAGACCGATCTGGAGGAATGGCGCAAGGTGCTGCGCATCAACCTCGACGGCCCCTTCATCTGCTGCAAGGCGGTCGTCCCCACCATGCTCAAGCAGAAATACGGGCGGATCGTGAACATCGCGTCGATCGCCGGCAAGGAAGGCAATCCGAACGCGGCGCACTACTCGGCCTCCAAGGCCGGGCTGATCGCGCTGACGAAATCGCTCGGCAAGGAGCTCGCCACGCATGACATCCTCGTGAATGCAGTGACGCCGGCCGCGGCGAAAACCGCGATCTTCGACCAGATGACGCAGCAGCATATCGACTTCATGCTGTCGAAGATCCCGAAGGGCCGCTTCGTGCTGGTGGAAGAGCTCGCCGCTATGGTGGCCTGGCTGTCGTCGGAGGATTGCGCCTTCTCGACCGGTGCGGTGTTCGACATCTCCGGCGGACGAGCAACCTATTGAGGAAGCCATGATACGGGAAGGCGGATGCCTGTGCGGCGCGGTGCGGTTCAAGGCGGAGGGCGAGCCGCTCAATGTCCGGATCTGCCACTGCCGCAAGTGCCAGAAGGC is from Bradyrhizobium sp. ISRA430 and encodes:
- a CDS encoding SDR family NAD(P)-dependent oxidoreductase produces the protein MNKIDLNGRVAIVTGGAQGFGRAIAERFVASGAKVAIWDFDSSLAEKTAKAIGGDVRDFKVDVTDTAAVETARDATLAAFGKIDILVNNAGIAGVNKSVWETDLEEWRKVLRINLDGPFICCKAVVPTMLKQKYGRIVNIASIAGKEGNPNAAHYSASKAGLIALTKSLGKELATHDILVNAVTPAAAKTAIFDQMTQQHIDFMLSKIPKGRFVLVEELAAMVAWLSSEDCAFSTGAVFDISGGRATY